Proteins encoded in a region of the Ptychodera flava strain L36383 chromosome 4, AS_Pfla_20210202, whole genome shotgun sequence genome:
- the LOC139132060 gene encoding sodium/glucose cotransporter 4-like, which produces MPSGEELVALDYVIIALYFVVVLGVGLWASIRANRGTTTGYFLAGRGMLWWPVGLSLFVTNIGSSSFIGIAGSAAVDGIAVVFYEFSGLACLILMGFIFVPIYICSGSFTMPDYLQKRFGGERLRLYMAAASIFLAIFTALAGEMYAGSIIIQQAVGWDIYVSCVTLVALTAIYTVLGGLTAVIYTDAVQSFIIIGSAIVLTILAFLEVGTYDEFKNLYMDAVPNTTIEGNSTCGIPSEEAWHIFRPVDSGFPWPGALFGINILSAYYFCTNQVIVQRCLAAKNVTHAKAGSILAAFLKVLPLFLMVWPGMIARILYPDEVACNDPDECSKYCDNPAGCSNLAYPILMMRIMPMGLRGLMMAAMLATIMSSLTSIFNSTSTMITVDLWQRIRPKASQLSS; this is translated from the exons GCGTCAATACGGGCAAACCGAGGTACTACAACTGGTTATTTCTTGGCGGGAAGAGGAATGTTATGGTGGCCA GTGGGCCTGTCTCTTTTCGTCACCAATATTGGTAGCAGCAGTTTCATTGGGATAGCTGGCTCGGCTGCAGTGGATGGTATAGCTGTCGTCTTCTATGAATTCTCG GGTTTAGCATGCCTTATACTTATGGGTTTTATCTTCGTACCCATCTACATTTGCAGTGGG TCGTTCACTATGCCAGATTATTTACAAAAACGATTTGGAGGAGAACGTCTTCGACTCTACATGGCAGCGGCGTCTATCTTTCTTGCAATCTTTACAGCACTTGCG GGTGAGATGTATGCCGGTTCAATTATCATACAACAAGCCGTTGGTTGGGATATTTACGTGTCGTGTGTCACACTTGTCGCTCTGACGGCTATATACACCGTGTTAG GGGGCTTGACAGCTGTGATTTACACAGACGCTGTTCAGTCGTTCATCATCATAGGAAGTGCGATAGTTCTCACCATATTGG CCTTCCTTGAGGTTGGCACGTACGACGAATTCAAGAATCTGTACATGGACGCTGTTCCAAACACGACGATCGAGGGCAATTCGacttgtggtataccatcggAAGAAGCCTGGCACATCTTCCGTCCCGTTGACAGTGGATTTCCCTGGCCCGGAGCTCTCTTTGGGATCAACATTCTATCGGCTtattatttttgcacaaatcaG GTTATCGTTCAGAGATGTCTGGCGGCTAAAAACGTCACACACGCCAAAGCAGGGTCCATCCTTGCAGCTTTTCTAAAAGTCCTACCTTTGTTCTTAATGGTTTGGCCCGGTATGATTGCCAGAATCCTCTACCCAG ACGAAGTAGCGTGCAATGATCCGGACGAATGTAGCAAGTACTGTGACAACCCGGCCGGCTGCTCAAACTTAGCCTACCCAATACTCATGATGCGAATTATGCCCATGG GGCTTCGTGGTTTGATGATGGCGGCCATGTTAGCCACTATTATGAGTTCATTGACCTCAATCTTCAACAGCACCAGTACCATGATAACGGTAGATTTGTGGCAGAGAATTCGACCGAAAGCTTCACAGTTGAGCTCATGA